A single region of the Candidatus Protochlamydia amoebophila UWE25 genome encodes:
- a CDS encoding type II toxin-antitoxin system RelE family toxin: protein MQLRTRKKEFKILSEKKIKLKALSVDPRQDGAIKLKGYNAYRVKCGRYRIIYEIKYDKLIVLVLDVDARKDIYKGL, encoded by the coding sequence ATACAATTACGAACTAGAAAAAAAGAATTTAAGATACTAAGCGAGAAGAAAATTAAACTTAAAGCTTTATCTGTAGATCCAAGGCAAGACGGGGCAATTAAGCTCAAAGGATACAACGCCTATCGTGTAAAATGTGGTAGATATCGAATCATTTATGAGATTAAATATGATAAATTAATTGTTTTAGTTTTAGATGTTGATGCAAGAAAAGATATTTATAAAGGATTGTAA
- a CDS encoding helix-turn-helix domain-containing protein, with translation MLFISKFFNEIKEVLGEAFTYAQGKITLKSEIIEISDSLADYKAQNIKRIRKKCHYFQGIFAKILNVSPRTIQSWESGRRVPSHTALRLVEIDIRGHLN, from the coding sequence ATGTTGTTCATAAGTAAATTTTTTAACGAGATAAAAGAAGTTTTAGGAGAAGCTTTTACTTATGCTCAAGGCAAAATTACCCTTAAATCAGAAATAATTGAAATATCCGATTCTCTAGCTGATTACAAAGCCCAAAATATTAAAAGAATTAGAAAAAAATGCCACTATTTTCAAGGTATTTTTGCTAAGATCTTAAACGTTAGTCCAAGAACTATTCAGTCATGGGAATCAGGACGACGTGTTCCAAGCCATACAGCCTTACGGTTAGTTGAAATTGACATTCGGGGTCATTTAAATTAA